AGGCCAGCCCTTGACGCGCCTTTGGCCCCCAAGACGTGCTTATCTAGAGAGGACTGCTCTTGCACTGCTCGCCTGTAGTCTGCACAGGATATGATGAGGCTGGAGAGGCTATTTACAGTCTCCATTCTAATGATCACGGAGTCGCTTCGATGAGGATGAAAAGGTACGCCGAACGCACCGCTTCTCTCTGGCAGAAGAGCCTTTTCCTCATGTTCTTCTGTCTCTGTTTGCTCCTGAGTGCCTGTAACATTGATATTACTGCCGGCGGGAGCACGCTGCTGGCTTCGCCGACCGCCGCTCTCACTAACGGAGCCCAGCAAGGGCTGCAAGTTTTTGTCGAGCCGGATGCCGGCGAAGGGGTCATCACGACTGCCATTAACGGAGCCCATCGCTCGGTCTGGCTGGAATTGTACCTGTTGACCAATCGCAATGTCATCAACGCTCTTGAGGAGGCGGCCAACCGCGGCCTCGATGTGCGTGTGATGCTAGAGACTCATCCCTACGGCGGCGGATCACTCTCGCCGACGGAAACGATGGATCGCCTGCAGGCGGCAGGGGTCAAAGTTAAAGCAACCAGCCCGGCTTTTGCTTTGACCCATGAGAAAGGCATGGTCATCGATGGTACCACAGCCTATATCATGACGTGCAACCTGACGAACGCCGCTCTCGGCGTCGGCAGCACCAAAAACCGCGAATACGGGATCATCGATACCAATCCCGCCGATGTCAAAGCGGTCAGTGATATCTTTGAAGCCGACTGGAACCGCACGCAGGTCTCTCTCACCAACCCGAATCTCGTCGTCAGTCCCATCAACTCACGCAGCGTTCTTGAATCGCTCATCAAAAGCGCCCATAAATCGCTGCTCATCGAAGCAGAGGAGCTGATCGATAACTCCATCGAGCAGGAGCTGGCCGCCGCGGCTCAACGCGGTGTCACAGTACAGCTGATCCTGCCTTACCAGAGCAGTTCCTCCGATAGCAACCACAGCGGTATCATGGTCATCAAACGCGGCGGGGCCCAGGTGCGTGAGGACAAGCAGCTCTACATGCACGCTAAAATGATAATCG
The Thermogemmatispora onikobensis genome window above contains:
- a CDS encoding phospholipase D-like domain-containing protein; amino-acid sequence: MRMKRYAERTASLWQKSLFLMFFCLCLLLSACNIDITAGGSTLLASPTAALTNGAQQGLQVFVEPDAGEGVITTAINGAHRSVWLELYLLTNRNVINALEEAANRGLDVRVMLETHPYGGGSLSPTETMDRLQAAGVKVKATSPAFALTHEKGMVIDGTTAYIMTCNLTNAALGVGSTKNREYGIIDTNPADVKAVSDIFEADWNRTQVSLTNPNLVVSPINSRSVLESLIKSAHKSLLIEAEELIDNSIEQELAAAAQRGVTVQLILPYQSSSSDSNHSGIMVIKRGGAQVREDKQLYMHAKMIIVDGEKAFVGSENFSSQSLDRNRELGIVLSDQHILSVLQQTFA